The Sulfitobacter sp. SK011 genome contains the following window.
TTCGGTAGCAGGATTGATGACATCGAAACGTTCGCCTGACGTCCCCTTTGTCCACGTGCCGTTGATGTAAAGGTCGGTATATTCCATTGGTGTCTCCAAGATTTAGAGCAGGTGGCGGAGCGTTTGCTCCATGCGGCCTGCGAATTTTGATAGAAGGCTGACGGCCTCGCTGGCGGATAGGTGATGGCCCGCACATTCGAGCGTGATGGACAGCCCACTGCCCGCCCGTGTCAGCGTGAGAACAGGCGCATTTTCCGCGCCAAGGCTGACAGTGCTGACACGGCTCATGCGCAGGTCGCGTAATATGAGGTCTGGCGCGCTGTCTTCCTCAGCCTCAACGATGTTGCTGAATGCACCTGCGGGCACAAAATATGCGCGGCTTTGCCCGAAACTTTCGACCGCGATGGTTGCCGCATCTTGGCCAAGGCTTGCGGCTGCGAGGCCCGCCAGTACGGCGTTTGCATCTTTCAGATCAGCGTTTTCTGCTGCCCACTCTGCAAAGTCAGCGAATCCGTCTGTGGGCAAATCTGCCGTGAGGTGGCGGGACGATGTTGCCGTAGTTTCTACCGCCTGCGCGGGCATTGCCTTGAGCACTTCAAGATCCGCGACATGGAAGGGCTGGGGATGTCCGGCCTCTGCAAGGCGGTTCAGATCCAGCCCCTGTACCAGCGCCAATCGCCGCGCCTTCGGCGAGGCCAGAATACGACCGTCAGCTGATCTGATCGCCGGGGATTTGCTGCCCTGCTTGGGTGATGGCGCAGGCTTGGATTTTTCTTTCGCCTTAGCGTTTGGTGCTGGGGCAGGCGTCGCAGCTGGTTTTGATGCGGTGCCGCCTGCAATGCTACGCTGCACAGGATTGGCTGGTGCCTCAGAAGAGATAATGGCAATCGTATCCCCAACCGGTGCTGCTTCAGTGACTTCGGCAAGCAATGCTGCCACGAAGCCATCAACACCTGCCTCGACTTCCATGGTTGCTTTGTCGGTTTCCACTTCGAACAAAATATCACCCGCGGCCACGGGATCGCCAAGGCCCTTGTGCCAAGCGACAATCACGCCTGTATCCTGTGCCATGCCAAGCGCGGGCATGATGACGGCTTTGCCTTCGGGCAATGCTGTTTGATCACCGCCATCCGCGTCAGCAGGGGCCTTCGCGACAGTGTCGCTACTTTCGGCCATCTCAGAGACAAGGGCGATGACGTGACCTACGGGCACATCAGCTCCGGCCTCGGCCTGCACATGTGTCAGGTAGCCATCGGCAGGGGATTCCACCTCCATCACGGCTTTGTCGGTTTCCACCTCGAACAGCGCGTCACCAGCCTTAACCGGATCGCCAGAGGACTTGAGCCAACTGACAATCTTACCGGTGTCCTGCGCCATCCCAAGGGCCGGCATGATGACCTCATGCGGCATGGATCATCTCCCCTGACATGAGTTTGCGCGCGTTGTCTGCCACGCCTTCGGGCGTCGGAACGGTGATATCTTCTAGCGCAGGCGAAAACGGTACGGGCACATCCATCGCACCCATGCGCAGGACCGGTGCGTCGAGGTGGTAGAAGGCCTTTTCATTGATCCGGCCAGCGATTTCACCGGTGATGCCATAGCTTTGGTGGCCTTCATCCACGACGATCACGCGGCTGGTTTTCTTGGCTGACGCAATGAGCGTTTCTTCGTCCAGTGGCACGATCGTGCGCGGATCGATCACTTCGGCCTCGATTCCTTCCTTCGCAAGGATCTCGGCCGCAGCTTCACAAACCTGCACCATTGAGGACGTGGCGATGAGGGTGATATCGCTGCCCGCGCGTTTGATGTTGGCCTCTCCGAAGGGGATCAGGAATTCCTCCTCCGGGACGGGTGCCTTGTCGTTATACATCAGCTTGTCTTCGAAGATCACGACAGGGTTGTTGTCGCGGATGGCGGTTTTCATAAGCCCCTTGGCTTCATAGGCCGATGACGGCATCGCCACTTTCAGGCCCGGAATATGAGCGACTAGAGCGTGTAGTGATTGGGAATGCTGCGCGGCAGAGCGGCGGGTCGCGCCCATGTTGGTGCGCAGCACCAAAGGCGCGCTCATCTTGCCACCCGACATGTAATGCGTCTTGGCGGCCTGATTGCAAAGTTGATCCATGATCAGATAGATAAAATCGCCGAACATGAGGTCCACGACTGGCCGTGTGCCCGTCATCGCGGCACCCACAGCAAGGCCCATGAAGCCGGGTTCAGCAATGGGTGTGTCGACCACGCGCTCGGTGCCGAACTCTTCGACAAGACCGCTCAGGATTTTGAAAGGCGTTCCTGCCTCGGCCACATCCTCACCAATGATAAAAACGGTTTCATCGCGTCGCATCTCTTCGGCCAGTGCTTCATTGACCGCTTGGGACAGTGTAATTTCTCGCATGTCGTTCTCCTCAGGCCAGCGCGTGTTTGACGTCTGTAAAGACGTGCATGTCGACCTCGGTTTGGTCTGGGTAAGGCGCGGCCTCGGCATAGGCGACAGCCTCTTCTGCATCTTGTCTGATCTCGGCGTTCATCGCTTCAATCTCGTCTTCGGAAGCGATGCCCTGTTCGATGAGCCAGCCGCGGAATTTGATGATCGGATCCCGGTTTTCCTTCCAGTCCTTCTCTTCTTCCTTGGAGCGGTAGTATTCGCGGTTGATGTCGCCCACGTGGTGGCCGTGGTAGCGATAAGTCATCAGTTCCATAAAGAATGGGCCTTCGCCCTTGCGTGCACGGGCAACTATCTTTTGTGTCAATTCGTTGACAGCTAGAACGTCCTGCCCGTCAACCTGATGCGCTTCGATCCCAAAGGCCTCTGCGCGGGCGGTGATCGATCCGGCGGCGATTTCTTCGGTCTTGGTGTATTCGGAATAGCCGTTGTTTTCGCACGCGTAGATGACCGGCAAGTTCCACAGGGCGGCCATGTTCATGACCTCGTACATCAGGCCCTGCG
Protein-coding sequences here:
- a CDS encoding thiamine pyrophosphate-dependent dehydrogenase E1 component subunit alpha, coding for MAKSKTNTEDYLRMYRQMVRIRSFEDNANQLYLSAKMPGLTHMYSGEEAVAVGICEALKVTDKITSTHRGHGHCVAKGANFKEMFCELLGKEEGYCRGKGGSMHIADQSNGNLGANAIVGGSMGIATGSAFTAKLLGKDDVTVCFFGDGATAQGLMYEVMNMAALWNLPVIYACENNGYSEYTKTEEIAAGSITARAEAFGIEAHQVDGQDVLAVNELTQKIVARARKGEGPFFMELMTYRYHGHHVGDINREYYRSKEEEKDWKENRDPIIKFRGWLIEQGIASEDEIEAMNAEIRQDAEEAVAYAEAAPYPDQTEVDMHVFTDVKHALA
- a CDS encoding alpha-ketoacid dehydrogenase subunit beta is translated as MREITLSQAVNEALAEEMRRDETVFIIGEDVAEAGTPFKILSGLVEEFGTERVVDTPIAEPGFMGLAVGAAMTGTRPVVDLMFGDFIYLIMDQLCNQAAKTHYMSGGKMSAPLVLRTNMGATRRSAAQHSQSLHALVAHIPGLKVAMPSSAYEAKGLMKTAIRDNNPVVIFEDKLMYNDKAPVPEEEFLIPFGEANIKRAGSDITLIATSSMVQVCEAAAEILAKEGIEAEVIDPRTIVPLDEETLIASAKKTSRVIVVDEGHQSYGITGEIAGRINEKAFYHLDAPVLRMGAMDVPVPFSPALEDITVPTPEGVADNARKLMSGEMIHAA
- a CDS encoding biotin/lipoyl-containing protein — encoded protein: MPHEVIMPALGMAQDTGKIVSWLKSSGDPVKAGDALFEVETDKAVMEVESPADGYLTHVQAEAGADVPVGHVIALVSEMAESSDTVAKAPADADGGDQTALPEGKAVIMPALGMAQDTGVIVAWHKGLGDPVAAGDILFEVETDKATMEVEAGVDGFVAALLAEVTEAAPVGDTIAIISSEAPANPVQRSIAGGTASKPAATPAPAPNAKAKEKSKPAPSPKQGSKSPAIRSADGRILASPKARRLALVQGLDLNRLAEAGHPQPFHVADLEVLKAMPAQAVETTATSSRHLTADLPTDGFADFAEWAAENADLKDANAVLAGLAAASLGQDAATIAVESFGQSRAYFVPAGAFSNIVEAEEDSAPDLILRDLRMSRVSTVSLGAENAPVLTLTRAGSGLSITLECAGHHLSASEAVSLLSKFAGRMEQTLRHLL